One segment of Synechococcus sp. A15-24 DNA contains the following:
- a CDS encoding dienelactone hydrolase family protein translates to MRIEQQTIGLTVDDSLMRVHLARPVEEGPWPGLIFYSDIYQLGDPILRLANRLAGYGFVVSAPEIFHRVEPVGTVLEPDAIGRLRGNDAARRTEIASFDADAKAMLTWLSEQTEVDEQRLGAIGFCIGGHLAFRAALRPEVRATACLYPTGLQNGKLGRGIADSLQRAGEIKGALFTLFGSEDPHVPAEDRERVLEALRGLRHETVLFEANHTFMRDDGWRWDPDLADQAWTAVITFLRRELLPAQP, encoded by the coding sequence ATGCGGATCGAGCAACAGACCATCGGTCTCACCGTGGACGACAGCTTGATGCGGGTTCATCTGGCCCGCCCCGTTGAGGAGGGCCCTTGGCCGGGCCTGATTTTTTATTCGGATATTTACCAACTGGGCGATCCGATCCTGCGGTTGGCGAATCGCCTGGCGGGCTATGGCTTTGTGGTGTCGGCGCCGGAGATCTTCCATCGCGTGGAGCCGGTGGGGACAGTGCTCGAGCCCGATGCGATCGGTCGTCTGAGGGGCAATGACGCGGCCCGTCGTACTGAAATCGCCTCCTTCGACGCTGATGCAAAGGCCATGTTGACCTGGCTGAGTGAGCAGACCGAGGTGGATGAGCAGCGCCTCGGTGCCATTGGCTTCTGCATCGGCGGTCATCTCGCCTTTCGTGCCGCTTTGCGACCGGAGGTGCGTGCTACCGCCTGTCTTTATCCAACCGGGTTGCAGAACGGAAAACTGGGCCGCGGCATCGCGGATTCGCTGCAACGGGCCGGCGAGATCAAGGGGGCCTTGTTCACGCTGTTCGGCTCCGAAGATCCCCACGTACCGGCTGAGGATCGTGAACGGGTTCTCGAAGCCCTGCGGGGGCTGAGGCACGAGACCGTGCTGTTTGAGGCCAATCACACCTTCATGCGTGATGACGGCTGGCGCTGGGATCCGGATCTTGCCGATCAGGCCTGGACCGCTGTGATCACGTTTCTGAGGCGTGAGCTGTTGCCTGCTCAGCCCTGA